In Caloramator sp. E03, the sequence CAAAAATGTAAACGTTTACATGAAAACGATAACGGGGTGATAATATTGAAAGACAGTTATAAGTTTTTAGCCTTTGATCTTGGAGCAAGCAGCGGAAGAGCGATACTTGGAACTTTTAATGGTAGTAGAATAGATCTTAAAGAAATTCATAGATTTTCTAACGATCCTGTATCTATAAATGGAAACCTTCATTGGGATATATTAAGGCTTTTTTATGAAATAAAGCAGGGTATTTTAAAGGCATCAATTGAGGAAAAAAACATTGACGCAATAGGAGTTGATACATGGGGAGTTGATTTTGGACTTATCGATGAAAAAGGGAAACTTCTTGGGAATCCATACCATTATAGAGATATAAGAACAGAAGGAGTAATGGATAAGGTTTTTGAAATTATACCTAAAGAAGAGATATTTAGAGAAACTGGAATACAATTTTTGTGGTTTAATACTATTTATCAACTTTATTCTATGAAATTAGAGAATTCATCAATACTTGAAAAAGCAAAAACATTTCTTATGATACCGGATTTAATAAATTACTTTTTAACGGGGGTAAAAAGTACAGAATATACGAATGCAACAACAACACAGCTTTTTAATACAGTTACAAAACAATGGTCATGGAAGATTATAGAGAAGCTAAATTTGCCTAAGGAAATTTTCACTAATATTATAAATCCAGGTACAATTATCGGATGCCTTACTGAAGATATACAAAAGGAACTTAATGTTTCAGCAATTCCTGTAGTTTCAGTTGCCTCACATGATACAGGCTCAGCAGTTGCAGCTGTTCCAGCCGAAGACAAGAATTTTGCATACATAAGTTGTGGAACATGGTCCCTTATGGGTGTTGAATTAGAAAAACCTATAATTAACGAAAGCAGCATGAATTTAGATATAACAAATGAAGGGGGAGTTGAGGGGACAACCAGATTCTTAAAGAACATCATGGGGTTATGGCTTGTTCAAGAAAGTAAAAGGCAATGGGAAAGAGAAGGAGAGAAATTAACCTATTCAGATTTAACACAAATGGCAAAAGAAGCAAGGCCCTTTGAAAACTTTATTGATCCAGATTATCATGAGTTTGGACTGCCAGGGGACATGCCCAATAGAGTAAGAAACTATTGTAGGGCAACTAATCAAACTGTACCTGTTACGAAGGGAGAAGTTATAAGGTGTATAACCCAGAGTCTTGCATTGAAATATAGATATACTATAGAGTGCCTTGAAAAAATATTATATAAGAAAATTGACAGAATTCATATAGTTGGAGGAGGTATACAGGATAAGATGCTCTGCCAATTTACAGCAGATGCAACAGGGAAAGAAGTAATTGCAGGACCAATTGAAGCAACAGCTGCAGGGAATATAGCAGTGCAAGCAATGGCTCTTGGAGCAATTAAAGATTTAAATGATGCAAGAAGAATAATTAGAAATTCATTTCAAATGCAAACTTATAAACCACAAAATACACAAGAATGGGATAAAGTTTATGAAAAATTTATTAAATTAATAAAATAATTCTAACAAAAGGAGGCTTTTATATGGCAGGCATTGAGTACAAAGTTTGGGAAGAAAAACAGATTGAAAGAGGAATTGATGTAGAAAAGGTAAAGAAAAGTATTAAGGAATTTAAAGTTGAAACTCCATCATGGGGATATGGAGATTCTGGTACACGTTTTAAAGTATTTAAACAAATAGGTATGCCAAGAAATATATTTGAAAAGCTTGACGATGCAGCTCAGGTTCATAAATATACAGGAATATGTCCAACAGTTGCAATACATATACCATGGGATAAAACAGATGATTATGAAAAAGTAAAAGATTATGCTGCAAATCTTAATTTAAAAATAGGTGCAGTTAATCCAAATCTTTTCCAAGAAGATGAATATAAGTTTGGAAGTGTATGCAATAGTGATCCGAAAGTTAGAAAAAAGGCAGTAGAACACATGCTTGAGTGTGTAGAAATAGCAAGAAAGGTTGATTCCAAGATACTTAGCCTCTGGATTGCTGATGGTACAAACTATCCTGGTCAGGGTGATTTTAGAGCAAGAAAGCACTATTTAGAGGAGAGCCTAAAAGAATTATATGACGCACTTGATGATGATATGAGAATGCTTATTGAATATAAGACATTTGAGC encodes:
- the rhaB gene encoding rhamnulokinase, which gives rise to MIILKDSYKFLAFDLGASSGRAILGTFNGSRIDLKEIHRFSNDPVSINGNLHWDILRLFYEIKQGILKASIEEKNIDAIGVDTWGVDFGLIDEKGKLLGNPYHYRDIRTEGVMDKVFEIIPKEEIFRETGIQFLWFNTIYQLYSMKLENSSILEKAKTFLMIPDLINYFLTGVKSTEYTNATTTQLFNTVTKQWSWKIIEKLNLPKEIFTNIINPGTIIGCLTEDIQKELNVSAIPVVSVASHDTGSAVAAVPAEDKNFAYISCGTWSLMGVELEKPIINESSMNLDITNEGGVEGTTRFLKNIMGLWLVQESKRQWEREGEKLTYSDLTQMAKEARPFENFIDPDYHEFGLPGDMPNRVRNYCRATNQTVPVTKGEVIRCITQSLALKYRYTIECLEKILYKKIDRIHIVGGGIQDKMLCQFTADATGKEVIAGPIEATAAGNIAVQAMALGAIKDLNDARRIIRNSFQMQTYKPQNTQEWDKVYEKFIKLIK